The DNA sequence TTCGGCCGCGGCGGCACCGGTGATGGAGTCCTCGACGGCCAGGCAGTGCTCGGGCTCCAGACCCAGCAGCGCCGCGGCCCGCTGATACGGGTCCGGCGCCGGCTTGGCCCTGGCCACCTCGTCCCCACAGACGCTGACCGAGAAGTAGTGGCGGCCAATGCTGTTCAATGCCCGCTCGGTCAGAGCCCGGCGGGTATTGGTCACCAGTGCCATCGGGACGTCGGCGTCGGCCAGCGTGTCGAGCAGCTGCTGGGCACCATCGCACCACGGCAAGCCGCCGTCGAAAAGCTCGGCGGTGTAGTCGTGCAGCCAGTCGGCACTGGCAGCCATGTGGGTGGGGTCGTGGTCCAGTCCGAGGTCGTCGTAGACGATGCGCATGACGCCCTCGGCCGAACCACCGACGGTGGCGTCGCGAACCTCCGGGGTGAGCTCGCCGCCGAGGCGCTTGTACAGCTCCTGCAGCGAGATGTCCCAGAGTTTCTCGGAATCCACCAGGGTGCCGTCCATGTCGAACAGCACTGCGCGCATATCTGTCATCTCCTACGAATGATCCAGTACAACAACGGCTTCAGCCCGGTGGCTCAGTCTTCCGGGTTGTAGCCCAGGTTGGGAGCCAGCCACCGCTCGGCCTCGGGCAGGGTCCAGCCCTTGCGCTTGGCATAGTCGGCAACCTGATCCTGGGCCAGCCGGCCGACGACGAAATACTGCGACTGCGGATGGGAGAAGTACCACCCGCTGACCGCCGCGCCCGGCCACATCGCCATCGACTCGGTCAGCTCGATCCCGGTGCGCTCCTTGACATCCATCAGCTTCCAGAGCGTCACCTTCTCGGTGTGCTCCGGGCAGGCCGGATAGCCGGGCGCGGGACGGATCCCCACATATTTCTCGCCGATGAGCGCCTCGTTGTCGAGTTGCTCGTCGGGCTGATATCCCCAGAACTCCTGGCGGACCCGCTGATGCATCCGCTCGGCGAACGCCTCGGCGAGCCGGTCGGCCAATGACTCCAGCAGGATCGCGCTGTAGTCGTCGTGATCGGCCTTGAACTCGGTGATCTTCTCACTGCTGCCGAGCCCGGCGGTGACGGCGAAGGCGCCGACGTAGTCGGCGATTCCGGTCCCCCTGGGCGCGATGTAGTCGCCGAGGCTGCGGTTCGGGATGCCGCCGCGGTGCTCGCCCTGCTGGCGCAGGTTGTGCAACGTGGTCAGGACCTGGCTGCGAGACTCGTCGGTGTACACCTCGACGTCATCGCCGACGGCGTTCGCGGGGAAGAAGCCGATGACCCCGTTGGCCGTCAGCCACTTCTCCTTGATCAGGGTGTCCAGCATCTCCTGGGCATCGTCGTACAGCTTGCGCGCGGCTTCACCGGAGGCCGGGTTGTTGAGGATGTCGGGAAACCGGCCCTTCATCTCCCAGGCGTTGAAAAATGGTTGCCAGTCGATGAATTCACGGAGCTCGGCCAAATCGTAGTCGTGAAACTCACGCACCCCG is a window from the Mycolicibacterium anyangense genome containing:
- a CDS encoding HAD family hydrolase, which produces MRAVLFDMDGTLVDSEKLWDISLQELYKRLGGELTPEVRDATVGGSAEGVMRIVYDDLGLDHDPTHMAASADWLHDYTAELFDGGLPWCDGAQQLLDTLADADVPMALVTNTRRALTERALNSIGRHYFSVSVCGDEVARAKPAPDPYQRAAALLGLEPEHCLAVEDSITGAAAAEDAGCPVLVVPNDVEVPVTPRRRHVSSLSQVGIPQLREIYTELRLGLGERSA